A region of Micromonospora chokoriensis DNA encodes the following proteins:
- a CDS encoding DUF1996 domain-containing protein has translation MTALLLASVAFAGGCKDIPGTPGASSPSSDTGIGSSDPQTPTSAAPGDASATPGVPSASATPSTPGKPATPSTSTAPPTASGGWITIDAAAQAAATKAFFARKPKPVTGNPVKVPEFNVGCKVSHHNSDDPIVLPKLVGGSHNHTFWGNRSTDANSTAESLRASKATTCNSPDDQSAYWVPTMYQNGKVVDPTEVTVYYGSRLKDPSRTQPFPFGLRMITGDAKNQVDTPDKQGNHFWCAGIGGEVGRSADKTFPVCAKTANIVRQITFPDCWDGKHLDSPNHKAHMANGDHTGACPKSHPVPVPSVSFVISYPLSANTDGITLASGTSFSMHADFFNAWKDEALAARVRNCLDQGVKCNSAGNF, from the coding sequence GTGACCGCCCTGCTGTTGGCGAGCGTGGCGTTCGCCGGCGGTTGCAAGGACATTCCGGGAACGCCCGGCGCGTCGAGCCCCTCCAGCGACACCGGCATCGGCTCCTCCGACCCGCAGACGCCCACGTCCGCCGCCCCCGGCGACGCGTCGGCCACGCCGGGCGTTCCGAGCGCCTCGGCCACCCCGTCCACCCCCGGTAAGCCGGCGACCCCCTCGACCAGCACCGCCCCGCCCACCGCCTCCGGTGGGTGGATCACCATCGACGCCGCCGCCCAGGCCGCCGCGACGAAGGCGTTCTTCGCGCGCAAGCCCAAGCCGGTGACCGGCAACCCGGTCAAGGTGCCCGAGTTCAACGTCGGCTGCAAGGTCAGCCACCACAACAGCGACGACCCGATCGTGCTGCCGAAGCTGGTGGGCGGCTCCCACAACCACACGTTCTGGGGCAACAGGTCGACCGACGCCAACTCGACCGCCGAGTCGTTGCGGGCGTCGAAGGCGACCACCTGCAACTCGCCGGACGACCAGTCCGCCTACTGGGTGCCGACGATGTACCAGAACGGCAAGGTCGTCGACCCGACCGAGGTGACCGTCTACTACGGATCCCGTCTGAAGGACCCGAGCAGGACCCAGCCCTTCCCGTTCGGCCTCCGCATGATCACCGGCGACGCGAAGAACCAGGTCGACACCCCGGACAAGCAGGGCAACCACTTCTGGTGCGCCGGTATCGGCGGCGAGGTCGGCCGCAGCGCGGACAAGACGTTCCCGGTCTGCGCCAAGACCGCGAACATCGTCCGCCAGATCACCTTCCCGGACTGCTGGGACGGCAAGCACCTGGACAGCCCGAACCACAAGGCGCACATGGCCAACGGCGACCACACCGGGGCGTGCCCGAAGAGCCACCCGGTGCCGGTCCCCTCGGTGTCCTTCGTCATCTCGTACCCGCTGAGCGCGAACACCGACGGCATCACCCTCGCGTCCGGCACCTCGTTCTCCATGCACGCGGACTTCTTCA